A genome region from Halorussus pelagicus includes the following:
- a CDS encoding SHOCT domain-containing protein, translated as MKSGLTYTLLALLFAILSLLLPAVAVTTMFAPTSDPTRSDASRGESPVETLKRRYAAGEIGQDEFDRRLDDLIEASSDARDRPDAESVERRGARDAELDSVQ; from the coding sequence GTGAAAAGCGGATTAACCTACACCCTGCTCGCGCTTCTGTTTGCTATCCTGTCTCTACTTCTCCCGGCAGTCGCAGTGACGACGATGTTCGCTCCCACCTCCGACCCGACTCGAAGCGACGCCTCTCGGGGCGAGAGTCCGGTGGAGACGCTGAAGCGCCGGTACGCCGCCGGAGAGATCGGACAGGACGAGTTCGACCGACGACTCGACGACCTCATCGAGGCGTCCTCCGACGCCCGCGACCGGCCGGACGCCGAGTCAGTCGAGCGCCGCGGGGCGCGCGACGCAGAACTCGACTCCGTGCAGTAG
- a CDS encoding NADH-quinone oxidoreductase subunit D, with protein sequence MLGDHVVGRETHLNAEGFVVRPDAVESVLRTLKREAGFDHLSLLTAQEYEDRYESIYHLTKYDDRTQEVNVIVPTSKDDPWNESAASVYKTAEWHEREAYDLVGIDYEGHPDLKRILLPQTWQGHPLSLDYDQDKPQVVALQAHVNPIAESRKGTESESDTMFLNIGPHHPATHGVLHLKTVLDGEQVENVEPDIGYLHRCEEEMCQSNNYRYQIMPYPDRWDYTANMPNEWAYARVAEDLNDIEVPEYAQIIRTMAVEFARIKGHMLAVGTFALDVYGDFTATFMYAIRDREIVQNILEDLTGQRMMFNYFRLGGVVWDLPEPREEWFNKIRDFLDTIPRHVEEYHNLLTDNEIFQKRTVGTGVIDAETAKDYGCTGPVARGSGVDYDVRRDDPYGYYDELDWNVVTEPYGDNFSRLMVRLREVEESAKIIGQCVNLLEDWPEDERTIQSNVPRTLKPDADTEIYRAVEAAKGEMGIYIRSDGTNQPARFKIRSPCFNNLHALEAMAEGEYVPDLVAALGSLDIVLGSVDR encoded by the coding sequence ATGCTCGGCGACCACGTCGTCGGGCGCGAGACGCATTTGAACGCCGAGGGGTTCGTCGTTCGCCCGGACGCCGTCGAGTCGGTCCTCCGGACGCTCAAGCGAGAGGCCGGATTCGACCACCTCTCGCTGCTCACGGCCCAAGAGTACGAGGATCGCTACGAGAGCATCTATCACCTGACGAAGTACGACGACCGGACCCAAGAGGTCAACGTCATCGTGCCGACCAGCAAGGACGACCCGTGGAACGAGAGCGCCGCGTCAGTCTACAAGACCGCGGAGTGGCACGAGCGCGAAGCGTACGATTTGGTCGGTATCGACTACGAGGGCCATCCGGACCTCAAACGCATCCTTCTGCCCCAGACGTGGCAGGGCCACCCGCTGAGTCTCGACTACGATCAGGACAAGCCACAAGTCGTCGCCCTGCAGGCGCACGTCAACCCCATCGCCGAGAGTCGGAAGGGCACCGAGTCGGAGTCGGACACGATGTTCCTCAACATCGGGCCGCACCACCCCGCGACGCACGGCGTTCTCCACCTGAAGACGGTGCTGGACGGCGAGCAGGTCGAGAACGTGGAACCTGACATCGGCTACCTGCACCGCTGCGAGGAGGAGATGTGCCAGAGCAACAACTACCGGTACCAGATAATGCCATATCCCGACCGGTGGGACTACACCGCGAACATGCCCAACGAGTGGGCCTACGCCCGCGTGGCGGAGGACTTGAACGACATCGAGGTGCCCGAGTACGCCCAGATAATCCGGACGATGGCGGTCGAGTTCGCCCGCATCAAGGGTCACATGCTCGCGGTTGGTACGTTCGCGCTGGACGTGTACGGCGACTTCACAGCGACGTTCATGTACGCCATCCGGGACCGAGAAATCGTCCAGAACATCTTGGAGGACCTGACCGGCCAGCGCATGATGTTCAACTACTTCCGGTTGGGCGGCGTCGTCTGGGACTTGCCGGAACCCCGCGAGGAGTGGTTCAACAAGATTCGGGATTTCCTCGACACCATCCCGCGACACGTCGAGGAGTACCACAACCTGCTGACCGACAACGAAATCTTCCAGAAGCGAACCGTCGGTACCGGCGTCATCGACGCCGAGACCGCGAAAGACTACGGGTGTACGGGTCCGGTCGCTCGCGGGTCGGGCGTCGATTACGACGTGCGGCGCGACGACCCCTACGGCTACTACGACGAACTCGACTGGAACGTCGTCACGGAACCCTACGGAGATAACTTCTCGCGCCTGATGGTGCGACTCCGAGAGGTCGAGGAATCGGCCAAGATAATCGGCCAGTGCGTCAACCTGCTCGAAGACTGGCCGGAGGACGAGCGCACCATCCAGAGCAACGTCCCCCGGACACTCAAGCCCGACGCCGATACGGAGATTTATCGGGCCGTCGAGGCCGCGAAGGGCGAGATGGGCATCTACATCCGGTCGGACGGAACCAACCAGCCCGCGCGGTTCAAGATTCGGAGTCCGTGTTTCAACAACCTCCACGCGCTCGAAGCGATGGCCGAGGGCGAGTACGTGCCCGACTTGGTGGCGGCGCTCGGGAGTCTCGACATCGTGTTGGGGTCGGTAGACCGGTAG